A genome region from Gambusia affinis linkage group LG24, SWU_Gaff_1.0, whole genome shotgun sequence includes the following:
- the stradb gene encoding STE20-related kinase adapter protein beta isoform X1, whose protein sequence is MSFLDCSCISHSQVQPMDIEERYEDTSHQFRSCDGSEYTLQGPAGGDDITGLSPEPAHYQLLNELGKGFNNLSHVSMAQHIPTGQLVAVKQTNLDECTEEELLQLMNEVLLSRLFRHSNLLTSRLVFCSSCQLWVLSPLMAYGSADALLRTFFPDGMSESLIAYLLHGVLKALDYLHRMGYVHRGVKASHILLSEEGRVYLSGLHSVYSMMRDGKRMRAVFDMPHHSPALLPWLSPELLRQDLHGYGVKSDIYSLGIVACELVSGRVPFQDMPPTQMLLQKLRGSHCCLLDVAPFPLGELGGLKVSRSGVDSGIGESVATGSLTHSATAPPTDRPQSPGPKNHSATLHSLVQLCLQQQPERRPSASELLSHAFFKQVKRHTRDSFLSLMYPAVPLSCPEDRPMSSPPGPRRPAPPSATAEPPEAAWDFSD, encoded by the exons ATGTCTTTCTTG GACTGTTCCTGCATATCCCACTCTCAGGTCCAGCCCATGGACATAGAGGAGCGCTATGAAGACACCAGCCACCAGTTTCGG AGCTGCGACGGTTCCGAATACACCCTGCAAGGCCCGGCCGGCGGCGATGACATCACGGGGCTGTCGCCCGAGCCGGCCCATTACCAGCTGCTGAATGAGCTGG GTAAAGGGTTCAATAACCTGAGCCATGTGAGCATGGCGCAACACATCCCGACCGGACAACTGGTGGCCGTCAAGCAAACCAACCTGGACGAATGCACCGAGGAGGAACTGCTGCAGCTCATG AACGAGGTTCTTCTCTCGCGGCTCTTCCGTCACTCCAACCTGCTGACGTCCCGCCTGGTGTTCTGCTCGTCCTGCCAGCTGTGGGTGCTGTCGCCGCTCATGGCCTACG GCTCTGCAGACGCCTTACTTAGAACTTTTTTCCCCGATGGAATGAGTGAATCCCTGATCGCCTACCTGCTGCACGGCGTCCTGAAAGCGCTGGATTACCTGCATCGGATGGGCTACGTCCACCG CGGGGTGAAGGCCAGTCACATCCTGCTGTCAGAGGAGGGCCGGGTCTACCTGTCGGGCCTGCACAGCGTTTACAGCATGATGCGTGACGGGAAGAGGATGAGGGCCGTGTTCGACATGCCGCACCACAGTCCGGCGCTGCTGCCCTGGCTCAGCCCAGAGCTGCTGCGGCAG GACCTGCATGGTTACGGCGTGAAGTCAGACATCTACAGTTTGGGAATCGTAGCCTGTGAGCTGGTGAGTGGCAGGGTGCCCTTCCAGGACATGCCACCCACTCAG ATGCTGCTTCAGAAGCTGCGCGGCTCCCACTGCTGCCTGCTGGACGTGGCTCCCTTCCCGCTGGGAGAGCTGGGCGGCCTGAAGGTTTCCCGCTCCGGAGTGGACTCCGGCATCGGGGAGAGCGTGGCCACCGGGAGCCTGACCCACAGCGCCACCGCGCCGCCCACCGACCGGCCGCAGAGCCCAGGACCCAAAAACCACTCGGCGACGCTGCACAGCCTGGTCCAGCTgtgcctgcagcagcagccggaGCGCAG GCCGTCGGCTTCTGAACTGTTGAGCCACGCCTTCTTCAAGCAG GTGAAGAGGCACACCAGAGACTCCTTCCTCAGTTTGATGTACCCAGCAGTGCCCCTCTCCTGCCCGGAGGACCGGCCCATGTCCAGCCCACCGGGCCCCAGGCGTCCCGCTCCACCATCAGCCACCGCCGAGCCTCCAGAGGCGGCGTGGGACTTCTCTGACTAG
- the stradb gene encoding STE20-related kinase adapter protein beta isoform X2: MAQHIPTGQLVAVKQTNLDECTEEELLQLMNEVLLSRLFRHSNLLTSRLVFCSSCQLWVLSPLMAYGSADALLRTFFPDGMSESLIAYLLHGVLKALDYLHRMGYVHRGVKASHILLSEEGRVYLSGLHSVYSMMRDGKRMRAVFDMPHHSPALLPWLSPELLRQDLHGYGVKSDIYSLGIVACELVSGRVPFQDMPPTQMLLQKLRGSHCCLLDVAPFPLGELGGLKVSRSGVDSGIGESVATGSLTHSATAPPTDRPQSPGPKNHSATLHSLVQLCLQQQPERRPSASELLSHAFFKQVKRHTRDSFLSLMYPAVPLSCPEDRPMSSPPGPRRPAPPSATAEPPEAAWDFSD, from the exons ATGGCGCAACACATCCCGACCGGACAACTGGTGGCCGTCAAGCAAACCAACCTGGACGAATGCACCGAGGAGGAACTGCTGCAGCTCATG AACGAGGTTCTTCTCTCGCGGCTCTTCCGTCACTCCAACCTGCTGACGTCCCGCCTGGTGTTCTGCTCGTCCTGCCAGCTGTGGGTGCTGTCGCCGCTCATGGCCTACG GCTCTGCAGACGCCTTACTTAGAACTTTTTTCCCCGATGGAATGAGTGAATCCCTGATCGCCTACCTGCTGCACGGCGTCCTGAAAGCGCTGGATTACCTGCATCGGATGGGCTACGTCCACCG CGGGGTGAAGGCCAGTCACATCCTGCTGTCAGAGGAGGGCCGGGTCTACCTGTCGGGCCTGCACAGCGTTTACAGCATGATGCGTGACGGGAAGAGGATGAGGGCCGTGTTCGACATGCCGCACCACAGTCCGGCGCTGCTGCCCTGGCTCAGCCCAGAGCTGCTGCGGCAG GACCTGCATGGTTACGGCGTGAAGTCAGACATCTACAGTTTGGGAATCGTAGCCTGTGAGCTGGTGAGTGGCAGGGTGCCCTTCCAGGACATGCCACCCACTCAG ATGCTGCTTCAGAAGCTGCGCGGCTCCCACTGCTGCCTGCTGGACGTGGCTCCCTTCCCGCTGGGAGAGCTGGGCGGCCTGAAGGTTTCCCGCTCCGGAGTGGACTCCGGCATCGGGGAGAGCGTGGCCACCGGGAGCCTGACCCACAGCGCCACCGCGCCGCCCACCGACCGGCCGCAGAGCCCAGGACCCAAAAACCACTCGGCGACGCTGCACAGCCTGGTCCAGCTgtgcctgcagcagcagccggaGCGCAG GCCGTCGGCTTCTGAACTGTTGAGCCACGCCTTCTTCAAGCAG GTGAAGAGGCACACCAGAGACTCCTTCCTCAGTTTGATGTACCCAGCAGTGCCCCTCTCCTGCCCGGAGGACCGGCCCATGTCCAGCCCACCGGGCCCCAGGCGTCCCGCTCCACCATCAGCCACCGCCGAGCCTCCAGAGGCGGCGTGGGACTTCTCTGACTAG